In Phragmites australis chromosome 16, lpPhrAust1.1, whole genome shotgun sequence, one DNA window encodes the following:
- the LOC133895048 gene encoding serine/threonine-protein phosphatase 7 long form homolog, which yields MAHGGLPELLQQRYDENHRGRMIFTGQQLGPLRARSVHKIKELDPRFHEPLARAGLLPFALMMAGAPMEVGGRTPLPAIDEALVTGLVDRWRPETHTFHFPFGEMAVTLRDVAMLTGLPIRGAPLIVSRPAREQWKGYVADRFGVQYDGKDAGLSMSWVHGLTQFGPCPLDADENTLMQHYEVYLYVLLGGIMFCNTAGDYVVPHIVWLAAHLASHPYEPTSYSWGSAVLAATYRGLCDATQRTKRKATITGCLHLLQLWSWEYLSISRPWVLKCYYPVHISDGIADDIRPTMGYRWIHARLRWSQQQDHGNYSRVISDLDILSADLVDWDPWRMARVKEIADGGLLASSCSRDADLWLTTCFLLYMNCVEVYSPERVQRQFRYRQVVPVPAPRDAGRAHEWSSKGGGGTQDWASKNAEYIRRWTESAAVDYLACFGASCLMFRC from the exons atggctcatggtggtcttcccgagcttcttcagcagcggtacgacgagaaccataggggaaggatgatattcacaggacaacag ttgggtccgttacgagcccggagtgtgcacaagattaaggagttggaccctcgattccacgagccactcgcacgggcgggactactacctttcgctctcatgatggccggagctcccatggaggtcggtggtaggacacctctcccggcaattgatgaggcactggtcacaggtctcgtcgaccgctggcgtcctgagacacacactttccactttccttttggtgagatggcagTAACACtgcgggacgtggccatgctgaccgggctgccaataaggggtgccccgttaatagtttcgcgacccgcaagggagcagtggaagggttatgttgcagatag gtttggtgtgcaatacgacgggaaggatgctggcctctccatgtcctgggttcatgggctgacacagttcggtccatgcccactggatgcggacgagaatacacttatgcaacactatgaggtgtacttatacgtcctgctcggaggcatcatgttctgcaacacggcaggcgattatgtcgtcccacatattgtatggttagcagcccacctcgcgtcacatccttatgagcctacatcttacagttggggatctgcagtgttggctgcaacctacagaggattgtgtgatgcaacccagcgaacAAAGAGGAAGGCAACCATTACAGGGTGCTTACATCTCTTACAGTtatggagttgggagtacctcTCGATTTccagaccttgggtgctcaagtgctactacccagttcacatctctgatggcattgcagatgacataaggccaacgatggggtatcggtggattcatgccaggctaagatggagtcagcagcaagaccatggtaactactccaggGTGATAAGTGACCTGGACATCCTTAGCGCTGATCTAGTGgattgggatccatggcgtatggcacgagtaaaagaaattgcagatggtggactcctggcatcctcttgtagccgtgacgcagacttatggttgaccacatgcttcttgttgtacatgaactgcgtggaagtatattctccagaacgtgtacagaggcagttcaggtaccgacaggtggtgcctGTTCCAGCACCACGAGACGCCggacgggcgcacga gtgGAGCTCAAAGGGGGGCGGAGGCACGCAGGACTGGGCATCCAAGAATGCCGAGTACATACGGAGGTGGACAGAATCAGCTGCGGTGGACTACCTTGCTTG CTTCGGCGCATCATGTCTCATGTTCCGgtgctga
- the LOC133894867 gene encoding uncharacterized protein LOC133894867, whose product MYLRVRELADHPSVIGFSRRQRTIVMSPDQYASHIQAFPEDEQLINKEISHFLTMCMLFGGGVMPGSCRRRRQSANQRGTEATSTNHPDNDEDEDDDDFMPPMPRRSNRNTGESSRNTARRRSRTTSRCHTTDREIGRGTTSEKPQDDDDDDDFMPQRPRLPRLPSPEDTDDPENDDGFARTHFYNFPEPPRRRQPSYPDSFDHRTWNSYANLRRHFPSP is encoded by the exons atgtatctgagggtccgcgaactggccgaccatccttctgtgataggtttctctaggaggcaaagaacgatagtaatgtcgccagaccagtatgcatcccatattcag GCTTTCCCGGAAGAcgaacagttgatcaacaaagaaatctcacacttcttgacgatgtgtatgctcttcggcgggggtgtgatgcctggttcgtgtagaagacgacgacagtcagcgaatcaaaggggtacagaggcgacctctacgaatcatccagataatgacgaggacgaagacgatgacgatttcatgccccccatgcctagacgttcgaacagaaatacaggagaaagttctaggaacactgcaagaagacgttcacgcacaacatcgagatgccatacaactgatagggaaataggacgtggtaccacctcggagaaacctcaagatgatgacgacgacgacgatttcatgccacaacgaccccgccttccgaggcttccatctccggaggacaccgatgaccctgaaaatgatgatggatttgctcgtactcatttttacaacttcccagaaccacctcggagacgacaaccatcttacccggaTAGCTTTGACCATCGCACCTGGAATTCTTacgctaatttgcgtcgccactttccttcgccctaa